The genome window ctgccctcagggagctcactgTAGATGACAGAAAGAGagtaaaaaagaacaatgaaatggCATGAGTCAGAGTACAGCATGTTGTGTGAGCTCAGCTGAGGGGCACCCAACCCAGTGGGGAAAAGAGATCTGTGTTCGGGGGTACTACCTAGAGGAGTCAAGCCATGATCTGGGTCGTGTTGGACCAGCAGGAGTCCGCCACACAGAAATGGGGGCCGGGCCACCATGGACAGAGAGGGGAGCAGGTGCAAAGGCTCAGACTCGAGATAGCTGTGGGATAAAGGAGAAATGTGGGGCAAAGGCAGTGACATGGCTAAGGCAGGGAGGAGCAATCACACAGGGCCATATTCCCACTAGGGAATCTGGAGTTTATCCTGGAGAAAAATGGAAGTTtcctaagaaaaagagagaacgtGACAGGATGTACATACATAAAGATCATCCCAGCAGCCGTGTCAGGCCAGGCAATGAGGTCAAGGTGGAGATTCTAACAAGATCTAGCAAAGAACTGATGAGGGCTGGCCCAAGGCAGGGGCCGTCAGACTGGGGAGCTACTTAGGAGGCAAAATTGTTAGAGTTTGGTCACTCTGCATAAATAAAAAGCAGGGAGCAGGGGAAGAAGCAGCAGTCAAGATGCCTCCCAGGTTCCTGCCCTGGCTGATGGATAGATGACAGTACTCCCGGGAGGataagcagggagggaggagacaggaggTTGCCTTCCATTTTGGTCACGCAGAGGCTGAGACGCCTGAGGAACCCCAAGCGGGTCTTCTCAGTAGGCAATGAACTATCAATTCCTGAGGCTTAGGAAAGAGTCctggatgagaaaaataaatgtggagGTCATCAACAAAAAGATGACAGCCACCTTTCTGGAGCCACGTGTGCAGACAAAATCTTTCAAGGAGGGTGTACACAGAGTGAGAAGAGGACCAAGCCCCAGGATATACCCCACGTGCAGGCAAAACTGAGGAAGAGGCTGAGACAGAATACCCAGAGacacaggaaggagaaagagatcaAGCTGCAGAGGACATTGGGAACAAGagagctggggggaggaggggaaatggagagaCAGTGATCTACGGGGTCAAATCCTGCAAAGCGGGCAAGTAAGCAAAAGAGCCTGAAAAATGCTCATTTGTGGCCAGATTGTCCCAGCCCTCAACAGCCTGCGGTACAAATGAGATCGCATTAATAGTAACAGCCCATATTTCACATGGATCACTAGCTTGTTGCCAACTATCTGCAGAGCAGGACCTCCGCTGCCTTGAAAAAAGTCCTTGCTTCCCAGTATTTCTGGGAGTGCCTGCGGGTGCACAAGCCCAAGAAGAGCCCTCACGTCTCTTCCACACACACCCGCTCTTGATGTCCACAGCACTCCAGGACGGCAGCCCCCATGGTGGCTGCCCACCCTGAAATCCCCCCGAGATCCATGGGTTTCATCTCCTGATGTGCCAAAGCTATAAACTCATGATGTTAACGCAACAGAGTATTCTATGCTTTGAATTCTCCACTGAAGTGAAGCCACGGCATTTTCTGAAAAGTGGAGAAGACTCCCCCTCTTTGCCATCTGTTTTTGTTCCAAGTCTCATGAAAAGGACTTCTTCAGCTGTGTCCCGTGGCCATCTGTCCTAAGGCTTCAGACACCAGTCCCTGGGCCTCAGCGgtagggcagacaacagaagcccTCTCCTCCTGCACCCTGATCTCTGCCCCAGGTACCCAACCCTCCAGGGACCCTATGCAAACAGATCCTTTGGGAGTTTCACTCCACCAGTTTATCAGAAACTCCACACCCACACTTTTGGGTTAGTCTCAGGCAGGACACCTGGCTGCAAGGTGATTTAGCAACGTGGTGGTCATGATTGACGTTGGCCGAAGGAGTTTCAGCAGAACGGTTGAGAAGGAGGTCAGACTGCACTGAGGTGAGGAGAGGATGGGAGGTGGGTCAAGCTCAGATGGCAAACATTAACAGCAAGTCCTATGAGGCTTGGCTTTTCGGGAAGGGCAGGAAAGCAGGGTCAAGGAGatggaaggtggtggtggtggtttgtaACAAGGCAGAGACTTGACCAGAGTCACATGCTGAGGAAAAAGAGCCAGCAGAGCGGGAGAGGCTACGCCCAGACGCTGAGAAGAAAGCGGTTCAGAGGGAAGTGCCCGGCGCGAGGCGTGCTGCGGACCCTTGCGCGGGAGAGAAGAAGGCGGCCCTGAGGAGGCCCCGGGCTTCAGCGAGGGGCCCGGCCACAGGAGTCCGAGCGAAAGGACGAAACGAAGAGAGACGACAAGGACTCTGCCAGGAGCTTATTCGGGAGAAAATGAAGCTGCAAGTCCCAAGACTGAGTGGACCCGTCACCTCAGGCCTCCCGCCCCAGCACATTCTTTCTGGTGCCAGAGATCTCGTATCTCAGTGCCTCTCTGTGACTCAGAATCTGGGATTCTTGCTTTGCCATTTAATTTTAGTAATAATTAGAGCTGCTTCCAGAAGTCaattttcctcccttctctcaaTCATGCTATGCTTGGGATTCTGACGTGGCAATCAGTGAAGGTGTGCAGCTCCAGCTTGGGCCCTAGTTTCCGTGGAAAACCTCCTGGGGAAAAGGACAGTTCCCTTTTCAAGGaggtttttttccttgctttgtttATTTAACTTACTGCACATGGAGGGGTCAGAACTGGCCCTAGAATAAAAGACTTCTCTCGCCCCACTCGGGAGCGTGGGCACCACAGGGAAGAGCATCAGGTCCTAAGCGTCTTACCACACTCAGGTGAATGTGAGAAGTGGGTTATTACACCCCTTAGACTCACAACAGTGAAAACCAAGGGTCACACACAGAGggtcaaacagagaaaaagacCTTCATTGGACCTGCAGGTTGAAACGTGGGTTTGTGTTGGAATTCACTTCCATGCTAAAGTGCAGTTCAAGGGTCACAAACTCAAATGCTTAGGGACGCACAGCAGGTGTCTGGAAGGCGTGAGCCAGCccggaggggggtggggggtggggggcgggcagtgGCATACCTGAGCCGCTGTCTGCCCTACCCAAAGAACAACTCCTCAGCCCCAGCTGCTGCCACAAATGAAGACGACCTGACTTTTCAGAGAGAGGTCGCGGGTCCAGATTCTTTTGTGAAATCTCCAGATGTTTAAAAGTGGGGAACTAATTCCACTAAACAGTGACCGCGACAGACAGTGCAGGCCAAGCAAGACGGGGCACAGAGTCACCATCTGAATTTCACTCCTTCTAAAGAGATTTCGGCGCATTCTGTTTCTTGAATGATTCTGTTTGCATGTGTTTTTAGAAACTGTGTCTGAGACAACAAAGGTTTGACTCCGCCTTCTCCGCCCcctccctggggctgggctgcACACTTTCTGCTTCCCCGGAGAGTGACAAGGCTCTGTTCCCTTCCCAAGAGCAGGCGCTCCTGAAAGGGCTGAGGACAATGACACCCTGGACATAGCTACTGATGATGACATACCAGCGGGCGTTCCTCCGAAGCTCTAGCTGCTGAATCACTCCAGACTGAAACGACTTCAGGACTGGCCCTTTAAAAATCGAGCGCGCTACCGGGCAAACTCCTCCTCCAGGGAGGTTCCTTTAAATAAGAGCCAGCTGGCCAGGGCCCCGCTTTTCTCCCAAGCAATACCTGCAATCGAGGTTTCCTCCCCAGGAGATAGCAGCCTGTGAGCATGGCTCAAGCATTTGTGAACAGTAAAATCCAGCCTGGGAAGGTAGTTGTGTTCATCAAGCCCACCTGCCCCTACAGCAGCAGGGCCCAGGAGCTCCTCAGCCACTTGCCCTTCAAACAAGGGCTTTTGGAATTTGTCGATGTCACAGCCCGCAGTGACACCAACGAGATTCAAGATTATTTGCAACAGCTCACCGGAGCCAGAACGGTGAGCCTGGGGTTTCCTTCTAAAAGGctggggaggaggctcccagatTCCTTTTTCTTGTCGGGGCTGTGAACGTGGTACGCCTGTGCCTTTCTCTAGGACACCGCTAAGGTTCTGTCTGTCACTCCAGGCGGCTGGAGGGCTGTGCAGGTGGGGGAGGGCGCCTGAGAGAGGACACTGCTTCCTTGAATGGACGGCTGGACTTCGGCCAACGGTGCTCAGATCAGAGGAGGGAGCACAGCTGACTGTGTTGGGCGTCAGGGGCAGCGGGCCCAGCAGCCGCCCAGGAGTCACTGAGGAACTATCTGGACTCTTTGTTTGAAGCACTGACAGTCTGCGCTTGCAGGGCTGGGGTGGAAGGAGGCATGCAGGGGCCATGTGTGATCGGTGCGTTTCTGTTGTTGCACAAGAATCGCGTGCACTCTGTGTGCACAGGGCCAAGTGGGATTTGCTGTCCTTCCATCTTTTCTCTAGGCTCTCTTTAACCTTCATCTAAATCGCTCATTCTTCCCTATCTTATCTAACACCTCCCTCTGGAAACATCTAACGGCTCATTAGTGCTCCTTAATCTAAATTATGGGATGCTTCCAGGCCTGTTAGGGAGTCCAGAGGCCAGAGCTCCGGATGGCTCTCACAATGGTTTGCTGTGTGATCCTGGTAAGTCACCAGCTCTGTGACTCTCAGGgacctcctggctgcagcaccaggcTGGAGGAGGTGACCGCTACATCCCTTCTTGCTATAAGTAGACAGTGGGACCCTAAGAACCGCTGTCCTTTACGTGAACagccttcctcttcctcagcaCCCACGGCTTCCCAGTGAGATAGCCAGCCAACCAGATCGCCAGCATCAGTTCAGGTGGTAAGTCCTGTCCCACCAGGTCACCCAAACTCCCTTTCAGGGCGCACATTCTAGGACACAGCGCTTGCAGAAGCACATATCCTAGCTCAGGTTTAGTTTGACTTACTGTGTTCTTTCTGGCTTCTCAGTGTAAAGCCTGGGAGGCTGTTCTGTTCTTCCCGCCTCTCCAGTCAGAAATCAGCCTTCTGGTGCAGGAAGAGGCAAAACACGCTACCCCCATTGCTTCCAGGGCCCCTGCTGTGAGCTGAGGACCCTCTTCTCTGGAAAGAGGGAAAGGGCAGTGTAAGGACGCCTGTGGGCCCCGCTGTGAGGCATCCCTCTGGGCCAGCGGTTCCCAAATGTTGCtgctcattagaatcacctgaagcgcttttaaaaaaaaaaaattcccaatgcCCAAGTCACACCGCATGCCAATTAAATCACAATATGGGAGGGGGCAGCTAGGCATCAGCAGTTTTAAAGATCCCTAGGACATGGATACACACATtgagttataagatgaataagttctggggatgtaacgtccagcatggtgactatagttggtAATACTGTATCGTATGCTTGCAGTTTGCTACGAGATTAGATctcaagtgttctcaccacacacacgtGCAAATGGTAGCTGTGAGGTTATGggtatgttaattaacttgatggcGGTAATCATTTCTTAATGTAGCATATGTGTATCAGACCAtgacattgtataccttaaatacacacatatttatctGCCGGTTATACCtcaaaaaatctggaagtgaaaATAGAGTTTCTCTCctgtcaaaaaaatgaaaaggtaattcTAATTTGCAACCAGGTTTGGGAGCACACCTTTCAGCCCGGCAGCATCTATTCTCTAGCAGGAAAAACAAACCACTTCACGCATTCATTCAACACCTGTTTTTTCAATTCATTGTAAAGCAACACTTTTTCTTCTAGTggtcttttgtttttgaatttttcaaaatacttttcacAGGTTCTTGAGTCCTGAATGACATTCCtccaagaggaaaaacaaacccTTTGAAGTTTGTATACTTCATGATCCCGAACAGTGAAGGGTTTCTATTAGAAGAGACTGGAAACCTTGAGAGCTGTCTCTATCTTGCTTATCCTGGGATGCCTGTGTGCTGTGCAAATAGTAGGAGCCCAGCAAGACTTGACTGATTACAGAGACGTAGGCCTTCTATCAGGCCATGTACTGGAGAAACTGGTTCTGGTTTCGCCATAGCCACAGCTCCTAGATCAGTGTGTTCACTTATTCCTTTTCCTGATgttctttctttatgtaaatccaagtttctgacctctatcattttccttttctctgaagaaCGTCTTTGAATGTTCCTTACTAGGCAGCTCTTTgggcaacaaattccctcaatttttgtttgtttgagaaagtctttttctcctttggttttgaaggataattttgctagatacaacaaatatttttaagcacCTACTACACTAGGCGCTTTTCTGGACATTGGAAATACTGCCAtgaacagaacaaacaaaaatgactGCCTttgtggaacttacattctagtaaaTGCAATTAATAAAATAGTATGTTGGAAGGTGGTAAGTGATgtgtgctatggagaaaaaaacagacagGAAAGGCAGGTGGGCTGTAGGCAGCAAGGTACGGTTTTAAATGGAGTCATCAGGGCCTCACTGATTTTAGTAGATCTCTAAAGGGAGTGAGGGAGCAAGGCATGCAGAAATGTAGCGGTAGGGCATTTCATGCAGTGGGAACAGCAAGTGCTAAGGTCCTGGGGTAGAAGTATGCCTGGCAAGGAGGCCTCCATGGGTGGAACATTATGAGTCAGGAGGAGGTGAGGTCCGAGAGATCACGCGGTATAGGTTGGCGAGGCCTTTCAAGCTATCACACGGAGTGTGCTTGTGACGGGAGATGAGATgccactgaagggttttgagcagaggaataaCCCTATCTGACTTGATTTTGAAAGGGTCGCTCCAGTGGCTGTGGGGAAAGAGACTACAGGAAGGCCAGGGTGAGGGTTGAAGCTGGGAGACCTCTGGAGGCTAGAGCAGTAATTCAGATGAGAAAAGATGGTGGCTTGTACCAGGGAGTAGCCAAGGAGGTGCTGCAGAGTGTTGGGAGGCTCTGAGTAACACCAGAGTGCAGGAGATGCCACCTagctgg of Delphinus delphis chromosome 3, mDelDel1.2, whole genome shotgun sequence contains these proteins:
- the GLRX gene encoding glutaredoxin-1 — encoded protein: MAQAFVNSKIQPGKVVVFIKPTCPYSSRAQELLSHLPFKQGLLEFVDVTARSDTNEIQDYLQQLTGARTVPRVFIGQECIGGCNDLVNMHEKGELLTRLKQIGALQ